One window of Rhodospirillaceae bacterium genomic DNA carries:
- the rfbC gene encoding dTDP-4-dehydrorhamnose 3,5-epimerase encodes MGVKSTNITGLKLIDPVKYSDNRGWMSELWNVTVCSRLGHEVSFVQDSMAYNRDTGTIRGLHFQAPPFDQGKLVICVAGSIFDVALDLRTGSPTFGKHFSVTLDSKASLQLWIPSGFAHGYCSLEPHSKVLYKLTKPYERDAAAGVLWNDPNLNISWPVQPKSVVINKRDEQWPSFANFDSPFRWQG; translated from the coding sequence ATGGGTGTCAAAAGTACCAATATAACCGGCCTTAAACTTATAGATCCGGTGAAATATTCAGACAACCGTGGCTGGATGTCTGAATTATGGAACGTTACTGTTTGCTCGCGACTTGGGCATGAAGTCTCATTTGTACAAGACAGCATGGCGTACAATCGGGATACGGGAACCATACGGGGATTGCATTTCCAAGCTCCTCCCTTTGATCAGGGTAAGCTTGTAATTTGCGTAGCTGGTTCGATATTCGACGTTGCACTGGATTTGCGCACTGGATCACCAACTTTTGGAAAACATTTTTCAGTGACGCTGGACAGTAAAGCTTCTCTTCAGCTTTGGATTCCCAGTGGTTTTGCTCATGGCTATTGCTCCTTAGAGCCGCATTCAAAGGTGTTATATAAACTTACTAAACCTTATGAGAGAGATGCCGCTGCAGGGGTACTTTGGAACGATCCAAACCTAAATATAAGTTGGCCTGTTCAGCCAAAGTCCGTTGTTATCAATAAAAGGGATGAGCAATGGCCATCTTTTGCTAATTTTGATTCGCCCTTCCGATGGCAAGGTTAG